One stretch of Streptomyces sp. NBC_00443 DNA includes these proteins:
- a CDS encoding hemerythrin domain-containing protein — MGQRARLFTLAVELGAADIAQTGAAAEQAHRCLAMTQELREHADHEDTYIHQLLRERAPEAADALEAEHIRLDSAFAALDDRARALPGISADALPEAQHALYLALGEVISAYLAHLHLEETVAMPALWQFAGEKELAAVMTAFHASRPPEEALTDLHRMLPALPPAPREAIVREVVENAPWPADQTLATVSANLSPEQRNRLRHDLGMTPA; from the coding sequence ATGGGGCAGCGCGCACGACTGTTCACGCTCGCCGTGGAACTCGGAGCAGCGGACATCGCCCAGACCGGCGCCGCCGCCGAGCAGGCCCATCGCTGCCTTGCCATGACGCAGGAGCTGCGCGAGCACGCCGACCACGAGGACACCTACATCCACCAACTCCTGCGGGAGCGGGCGCCGGAAGCAGCCGACGCGCTGGAAGCCGAGCACATTCGTCTCGACTCGGCCTTCGCCGCGCTGGACGACCGGGCGCGGGCCCTGCCCGGCATCTCTGCCGACGCGCTGCCCGAGGCCCAGCACGCCCTGTATCTGGCGCTGGGCGAGGTGATCAGCGCCTACCTCGCCCACCTGCACCTGGAAGAGACAGTCGCGATGCCCGCGCTGTGGCAGTTCGCCGGCGAGAAGGAGCTCGCCGCCGTCATGACTGCCTTCCATGCCTCCCGCCCTCCCGAGGAGGCTCTCACCGACCTGCACAGAATGCTGCCCGCCCTGCCGCCCGCACCTCGTGAGGCGATCGTGCGCGAGGTCGTCGAGAACGCGCCATGGCCGGCGGACCAGACGCTCGCCACCGTCTCCGCCAACCTCAGCCCCGAACAGCGCAACCGCCTGCGCCACGACCTCGGCATGACGCCCGCGTGA
- a CDS encoding MarR family winged helix-turn-helix transcriptional regulator: MSDETALLIADVLEAAGALRRLGEQTAAAEGFTQARWQLLSAVSEDPLTAPQAARRLGVSRQNVQRVANDLVSLRLATYEANPDHRGSPLLAPTPSGSKALARVTARATDLNRTLFAAVPAEEIRATRASLRRLLTELDRHEGAEGKR; this comes from the coding sequence ATGTCGGACGAGACGGCCCTGCTGATCGCCGACGTGCTGGAGGCTGCCGGGGCGCTGCGCCGCCTGGGCGAGCAGACCGCGGCGGCGGAAGGGTTCACCCAGGCCCGGTGGCAACTGCTGAGCGCGGTTTCCGAGGACCCGCTCACTGCCCCTCAGGCCGCGCGCCGCCTCGGCGTCAGCCGCCAGAACGTCCAGCGGGTCGCCAACGACCTCGTGTCCCTCAGGCTGGCGACGTATGAGGCCAACCCGGACCACCGCGGCTCGCCCCTGCTGGCGCCGACGCCGAGCGGCAGCAAGGCGCTGGCTCGCGTCACCGCCAGGGCGACGGACCTGAACCGGACGCTGTTCGCGGCCGTACCCGCCGAGGAGATCCGTGCCACCAGGGCGTCCCTGCGCCGTCTGCTGACTGAACTCGACCGCCATGAAGGGGCGGAGGGCAAGCGGTAG
- a CDS encoding VOC family protein has protein sequence MHRDGFPAPDSGLLLTHFLTVADVARSRAFYTDVLGGEVVLEENPCTIKLANGWIIMNPGGGPTPDKPDVTLHPPTDPTTVSCFLNLRVADIEACHRQWSAKGAEFLTPPIDRKAEVRCYLRDPDGYLIEVGQATGMLHGTYADPPARTN, from the coding sequence ATGCACCGTGATGGCTTTCCCGCCCCGGATTCCGGGCTCCTCCTCACCCACTTCCTGACGGTCGCCGACGTAGCCCGATCCCGCGCCTTCTACACCGACGTCCTCGGCGGCGAGGTCGTACTCGAGGAAAACCCCTGCACCATCAAGCTCGCCAACGGATGGATCATCATGAACCCGGGCGGCGGCCCCACCCCGGACAAGCCTGACGTCACCCTCCACCCGCCCACCGACCCGACCACGGTCAGTTGCTTCCTCAACCTCCGCGTCGCCGACATCGAGGCATGCCACCGCCAATGGAGCGCGAAGGGCGCCGAATTCCTCACACCACCCATCGACCGCAAAGCCGAAGTGCGCTGCTACCTGCGCGACCCGGACGGCTACCTCATCGAAGTCGGACAAGCCACCGGCATGCTCCACGGCACATACGCCGACCCGCCGGCCCGCACCAACTGA
- a CDS encoding serine/threonine-protein kinase: MTSADASDGARETSGAGDSTLGAPAPRLPAGFRIEGWELGAVIGSGGWGTVYEARSVADGTTAAVKVLPTGGLAPGQRAALSELVAREVRFSAEADHPHLVRTRAVCTVDAPELPALNGAIALVMDRAEASLRQVLDAAGTGRPILDAVGLLRGVAAGLAHMHDAGWVHGDLKPANVLLGGDGEVWLADFGLATELEGTHAHMPPLGTLDHLPPEWWSQRTGADGSVVRPTADIWAFGVLAHQVLTGGLHPFSGATARARSLAAQAYARGSAPLRLDAGLEQDWRRLIADCLAPDHAARLPHTAAGLAARIDALSGGVAAGSGCCRPAVWRSPVPQPPPPPSPLPSPSPGSHCSAATMTRTAPVAAGAARRPPSPVRPSRPPGKSRKTPTYPKRCGRSSSVPPGAAPTPRSHPRCSPRCSRRKAASTPTRPARPPTSTASPCGHHRCSGPGPWTGTETATRTTFHRRTPSTP, translated from the coding sequence GTGACCTCAGCAGACGCCAGTGACGGCGCACGGGAGACGTCAGGCGCCGGGGACAGCACGCTGGGGGCACCTGCGCCGCGTCTGCCGGCGGGATTCCGTATCGAGGGCTGGGAGCTGGGTGCGGTCATCGGCTCCGGTGGCTGGGGCACCGTGTACGAGGCCCGCTCCGTCGCGGACGGTACGACAGCGGCGGTGAAGGTGCTGCCGACCGGCGGTCTGGCGCCTGGCCAGCGTGCCGCGCTCAGTGAACTGGTGGCGCGTGAGGTGCGGTTCAGCGCGGAGGCGGACCATCCGCATCTCGTGCGGACCCGCGCCGTGTGCACCGTCGACGCGCCGGAGCTGCCCGCGCTCAACGGGGCGATCGCGCTGGTGATGGACCGTGCCGAGGCCAGCCTGCGCCAGGTCCTGGACGCCGCCGGGACCGGCCGCCCCATCCTCGATGCGGTAGGCCTGCTGCGGGGCGTTGCTGCCGGGCTTGCCCATATGCACGACGCCGGGTGGGTGCACGGCGACCTCAAACCCGCCAACGTGCTGCTCGGCGGGGACGGCGAGGTCTGGCTCGCCGACTTCGGCCTCGCCACCGAACTCGAGGGCACCCACGCCCATATGCCGCCGCTCGGCACACTCGACCACCTGCCGCCCGAGTGGTGGTCCCAGCGCACCGGCGCCGACGGATCGGTGGTCCGCCCGACCGCCGACATCTGGGCCTTCGGCGTGCTCGCCCATCAGGTGCTCACCGGGGGCCTTCACCCGTTCTCCGGCGCCACCGCCCGCGCCCGCTCGCTCGCCGCGCAGGCCTACGCCCGCGGCAGCGCGCCACTGCGTCTGGATGCCGGGCTCGAACAGGACTGGCGCCGGCTCATCGCGGACTGTCTGGCGCCGGACCACGCGGCCCGCCTCCCGCACACCGCCGCGGGCCTCGCCGCCCGCATCGACGCCCTCTCCGGGGGCGTGGCCGCAGGCTCCGGCTGCTGCCGACCGGCGGTGTGGCGCTCGCCGGTGCCGCAGCCGCCACCGCCGCCGTCACCGTTGCCGTCGCCGTCGCCGGGTTCGCACTGTTCGGCAGCGACGATGACGAGGACGGCGCCCGTGGCGGCGGGCGCGGCACGCCGGCCGCCGTCACCGGTACGCCCGTCGCGGCCACCGGGGAAATCCCGGAAGACTCCGACGTACCCGAAGCGCTGCGGCCGGTCATCATCAGTGCCGCCCGGCGCTGCACCGACGCCGAGGTCACACCCGCGCTGCTCGCCGCGCTGCTCAAGGCGGAAAGCGGCTTCGACGCCAACGCGGCCCGCCCGGCCACCGACGAGCACGGCATCGCCATGTGGACACCATCGGTGTTCAGGGCCTGGGCCGTGGACGGGGACGGAGACGGCGACAAGGACCACCTTTCACCGCCGGACGCCATCCACACCATGA
- a CDS encoding Lrp/AsnC family transcriptional regulator — MAQSVTLDALDRRLIHALQIDGRASFSRIATVLAVPERTVARRYHRLRSAMVVRVVGLVDSRRIGMLDWFVRIDCTPDAADTLTAALAQRDDTSWIAPLAGGTRLTCMVRTPGPGSDDGRLLFDHLLRAPGIRDIEAGCVLRPVAGVGGWTGRTSALDASEQAALLSPAPESPDGPEAHAELSGWGEAEARLAGELALDGRADIAQLAAVTGWSASTVRRRVAGLRDAGVLHFEVDVNPAHFGFPVEALLWLEVVPAALGEVAQALSQHSAVAFAAVTTGRASVFAMVQCRDTGALYDYLADELAALPGIGRVESALVQRRAKRAGPLLLPTMGERAPRFPPRPAAYRTGHMR, encoded by the coding sequence GTGGCGCAATCCGTCACGCTCGACGCGCTGGACCGTCGTCTGATCCATGCCCTCCAGATCGACGGGCGCGCCTCGTTCAGCAGGATCGCCACCGTGCTCGCAGTCCCGGAGCGCACCGTCGCGCGCCGCTACCACCGGCTGCGGTCGGCCATGGTGGTCCGGGTGGTCGGGCTCGTGGACAGCCGGCGGATCGGCATGCTCGACTGGTTCGTCCGTATCGACTGCACGCCGGACGCCGCCGACACGCTGACGGCCGCCCTCGCACAGCGCGACGACACCTCGTGGATCGCCCCGCTGGCCGGCGGGACGCGGCTGACCTGCATGGTCCGCACTCCGGGCCCGGGGTCGGACGACGGACGGCTGCTCTTCGACCACCTGCTGCGGGCACCGGGGATACGAGACATCGAGGCGGGCTGCGTGCTGCGCCCGGTGGCCGGGGTCGGCGGCTGGACAGGCCGCACGAGCGCGCTGGACGCGTCCGAGCAGGCGGCCCTCCTCAGCCCCGCACCCGAGTCGCCTGACGGCCCGGAAGCCCACGCCGAGCTATCCGGCTGGGGCGAGGCTGAGGCGCGGCTGGCGGGCGAACTGGCCCTGGACGGCCGGGCGGACATCGCGCAGTTGGCCGCCGTCACCGGGTGGTCGGCCTCGACCGTGCGCCGCCGCGTCGCCGGGCTGCGGGACGCCGGGGTGCTGCACTTCGAGGTGGACGTGAACCCGGCGCACTTCGGCTTCCCGGTGGAGGCGCTGCTGTGGCTGGAGGTGGTGCCGGCCGCGCTGGGCGAGGTGGCGCAGGCACTGTCACAGCACTCCGCAGTCGCCTTCGCCGCCGTCACGACGGGCCGGGCATCGGTCTTCGCCATGGTCCAGTGCCGTGACACCGGCGCCCTGTACGACTACCTGGCCGACGAGTTGGCCGCGCTGCCGGGCATCGGCCGGGTGGAGAGCGCCCTTGTGCAGCGCCGCGCCAAGCGGGCGGGGCCGCTCCTGCTGCCGACGATGGGGGAACGCGCTCCACGATTCCCGCCGCGGCCAGCAGCCTACCGAACCGGCCATATGAGATGA
- a CDS encoding VOC family protein, giving the protein MLTVLPIRYVADVEASRDFYAGLGLVVRQEPGAAVWVRLTAAAGAVGVHAAAVSQGRPPGVTELGFATEEPLAQVAQRLERNGYPYELVEENFGSSIRVTDPDGVVVQIQHIDPDTVRRSAAAVANDSA; this is encoded by the coding sequence ATGCTGACCGTCCTTCCCATCAGATACGTGGCCGATGTCGAGGCGTCCCGGGACTTCTACGCCGGGCTGGGGCTCGTCGTCCGGCAGGAGCCCGGCGCGGCCGTCTGGGTCCGGCTGACCGCCGCCGCGGGCGCCGTCGGCGTCCATGCCGCCGCCGTCTCACAGGGCCGGCCACCCGGCGTCACCGAACTGGGCTTCGCCACGGAGGAGCCGCTGGCGCAGGTCGCGCAGCGCCTCGAACGCAACGGCTACCCCTACGAGCTGGTCGAGGAGAACTTCGGCAGCAGCATCCGCGTCACCGACCCGGACGGAGTCGTCGTGCAGATCCAGCACATCGACCCGGACACCGTCCGCAGGTCCGCCGCGGCCGTGGCCAACGACTCCGCCTGA
- a CDS encoding NAD(P)H-dependent amine dehydrogenase family protein yields the protein MIPTVVWGTGNVGRAAIRAVAAHPMLSLVAVLVSTPAKVGKDAGELSGLDRHLGVAATDDVDRVLSDGPRAVVYAASGDVRLDGAIEDITRALRAGAVVVTPSVYGMYDCANAPDEIRDVLLEAVEAGGGSLFVSGVDPGWANDILPLLISGLASDIDTIRCQEIFDYSTYDQEEAVRHLIGMGHPLDYQPLMLADGIPTMIWGGQLRMMARALGVELDGIEETLDRRPLERSVVTDTMGEFSAGTQGAVRFEVQGVVEGEPRIIVEHVTRIHATCAPDWPAPSDGGAGAHRVIIEGRPRIEVTVEATDEAENRAAGGNATAAGRLVNAIDWLAENEPGIYDALDIPLRPAVGKLGKK from the coding sequence ATGATTCCCACGGTGGTTTGGGGCACAGGCAACGTCGGCCGCGCAGCCATTCGAGCTGTCGCGGCACACCCGATGCTCAGCCTGGTGGCCGTGCTGGTGTCGACTCCCGCCAAGGTCGGCAAGGACGCGGGCGAACTCAGCGGACTCGACCGGCACCTCGGGGTGGCGGCGACGGATGATGTGGACCGGGTTCTCTCCGATGGCCCTCGCGCGGTCGTGTACGCGGCCTCCGGTGACGTCCGTCTGGACGGCGCGATCGAGGACATCACTCGCGCGCTCCGCGCCGGCGCGGTCGTCGTCACACCGTCCGTGTACGGCATGTACGACTGCGCCAACGCCCCGGACGAGATCCGCGACGTGCTGCTCGAGGCCGTCGAGGCCGGCGGCGGCTCGCTGTTCGTGTCAGGTGTGGACCCCGGCTGGGCCAACGACATACTCCCGCTCCTGATCAGCGGACTGGCATCCGACATCGACACCATCCGCTGCCAGGAGATCTTCGACTACTCGACGTACGACCAAGAAGAAGCAGTCCGCCACCTGATCGGCATGGGACACCCCCTGGACTACCAGCCGCTGATGCTCGCCGACGGCATTCCGACGATGATCTGGGGCGGACAGCTGCGGATGATGGCACGGGCCCTGGGCGTCGAACTGGACGGCATCGAGGAGACACTGGACCGCCGTCCGCTCGAAAGGTCCGTCGTCACCGACACGATGGGGGAGTTCTCCGCCGGCACTCAGGGAGCGGTGCGCTTTGAGGTGCAGGGCGTGGTGGAGGGCGAGCCCCGCATCATCGTCGAGCACGTCACCCGCATTCACGCCACCTGCGCCCCGGACTGGCCCGCACCGTCGGACGGCGGAGCCGGCGCACACCGCGTCATCATCGAAGGACGCCCCCGCATAGAGGTCACGGTCGAGGCCACGGACGAGGCAGAGAACAGAGCTGCCGGCGGCAACGCGACGGCAGCCGGCCGTCTGGTGAACGCCATCGACTGGCTCGCCGAGAACGAACCCGGTATCTACGACGCACTCGACATCCCGCTGCGCCCCGCGGTGGGCAAACTGGGAAAGAAGTGA
- a CDS encoding carboxymuconolactone decarboxylase family protein translates to MQIDIPEGAEPIPYVWGDLVPEIGRAASTFSLAVYEYTTLRLREFEAARLRIAQINGCLFCLDWRTERDGEKVEDGFLDAVTQWRTTDTFDERTRLAAEYAERYALDHHNLDDEFWKRMKAHYSQAEIVELSMSIGSWLAFGRLNHVLGLDSVCVLPSAQGS, encoded by the coding sequence ATGCAGATCGACATCCCCGAGGGCGCCGAGCCCATCCCGTACGTCTGGGGCGACCTTGTGCCTGAGATCGGCCGGGCAGCCAGCACCTTCTCCCTGGCCGTCTATGAATACACGACCCTCAGGCTGCGCGAGTTCGAGGCCGCCCGCCTGCGCATCGCGCAGATCAACGGATGCCTGTTCTGCCTGGACTGGCGCACCGAACGAGATGGAGAGAAGGTCGAGGACGGGTTCCTCGACGCGGTCACCCAGTGGCGGACTACGGACACCTTCGACGAACGTACACGGCTCGCCGCCGAGTACGCGGAGCGCTACGCACTCGACCACCACAACCTCGACGACGAGTTCTGGAAGCGGATGAAGGCGCACTACAGCCAGGCCGAGATCGTGGAGCTGAGCATGAGCATCGGTTCATGGCTGGCGTTCGGCCGTCTGAATCATGTGCTGGGGCTCGACAGCGTCTGTGTACTGCCGTCGGCACAGGGTTCTTGA
- a CDS encoding DUF6411 family protein encodes MVVVAVVAVCVVLAVLAFLVPRLSRRPERGTQRTLGVGARAGGKAPGVLGRLFSKPFHTSSRAVSRSGSAGRRSRGRMPF; translated from the coding sequence ATGGTAGTCGTCGCCGTAGTTGCCGTTTGCGTGGTCCTGGCCGTTCTGGCCTTCCTCGTCCCACGTCTTTCCCGCCGTCCCGAACGCGGCACACAACGTACGCTCGGGGTCGGGGCGCGGGCCGGCGGTAAGGCGCCCGGCGTACTGGGGCGGCTCTTCAGCAAGCCCTTCCACACCAGTTCGCGCGCGGTGAGCCGGAGCGGTTCGGCAGGTCGCCGCTCCCGCGGCCGCATGCCCTTCTGA